From Sphaeramia orbicularis unplaced genomic scaffold, fSphaOr1.1, whole genome shotgun sequence:
gctagcggcaccatacggtacttcacggttcgtcacttggtttagagtcggaaacatggagactaaagcagcagagtcctgtctgggatttatgtgaatacgacgacagagaagaagagaaaagatatggctaaactacaactaaactaacactaagcatttagaaaaaaacaaaatctaataaaaactatcaaacctgctctaaaaacaaattaaaacaaactgaattagagaaaaaaaagtcaaaactaaataaaactaaactagaatgaaaaatccaaaactatttgaaccttggtCAGAACACAGTTTTCAAAATCATCCGTTTaaattcatgtatttacactcatCGGTGACAGTTCAactcgtgtgtgtttgtgtcgttTCCTTTGCTTCGTTCTTTCTTCGTCTGTCCTCACACACTCACCCAGTACTTCCTGCAGTTCTTGTACCTCTGGAAATAGGCCGTGCACATGCTTTTCTCGTAGTTGTAGACATCCAAACACTTCTGGGACGCATCACTTTCCTGGAAAACACCAGCAGTTCCAGAACCATGAGCGGGTTTAACCCACACCAGCAGGGTTCAGATGGAAAAGAAAAGAACTGACCTCAATGCACGGGTTACTGTCCCTGTCCCGCACTTTACGCGCGTTTGTGGCCATGATGACCTGAAGGACGACGGACACTGAGGTTTAGGACGGCCCACCGACGCTCAAACTGACGCTCACATGTACTGAGCAACTggaaacaggtaaaaaaaaaactacgatGATGAGTTCACTGCTTTTATCATGTGGTGATAAAGTTCAATATCACTAGACTTTATTAATACCAGAGGAAAGGACTGTGTGTTACAgtttctatatatgtgtgtgtgtgtgtatatatatatatatatatatatatatatatatatatatatatatatatatatatataaataaaacagtcagttatagggctgtaagaaaatatcagttctgcaacatatcgcaatatttcacgatactgtatcgatattaaaaaaatactgtatcgatattttattttgttattttccaaTTCTGTTAACTAATTAAATTCTTTCGGTTCATTCGTCTGTTGCGAATCAATTCTGAATTGATGCAggatggttttttttaattaatgaattGATTCGGAATCGATTTGCAACAGATGAATGAACCGAAAGAATCGAGTTAGTTAAAAGAATCGGACTTTCATcactaaatttacaacaaaatgtgtgtaaattcaaaccaatactgttgattagaaaatgtaattgTTCAGTTGTAGCATTAAAGTGACACCTTACTTTAGGTTTACTGACACAACtactttggatttattagtaagttattttttgcaattaACTGCAGCATGTTcttacatttaaataaccatatttcaTGGAACAACTTACATAACATTTTTAACtaaatccaacaaattccaacGTTTTATTTCTTAAAGTGTACATATTTTAAATATgacattcacaatttagaatttgatgtaaatttgttcatttcatttggaaaatttcatatacataaaataaatatactaaaaacacacccaaattttaaaatcttcctattggaatttgaaaaatacattaaaagatCAGAAAttatctataataaaaaaaaagctctaacaccctggcaatttagaaacaattctttaatattgactgaactctctgatgcatttatttatttattcatttttttggtaGATttcttagttttatttatttatttacttttttatatgatattatttgtatattaggctttgtatctttaaatctatgcattattttcttaaacttatttgttgaaatgctttttccttttcgACATCttgttgtgtattgtgtgtattgagtgtaattacattttgaatgTAACATACAGATATTCGGTATCTGCAGCTCCAGCTCAGACTATGACACCACACACATAAACCTGAggctaaaatgtgcagtttgttCTTTAATCTAAATGGAACTGTTCCTTTCATTCATCACACATGCATTAGTTTGTTCATTTCATGGAAGTTCGTGTGTttttctgtctcatcagattttgaattataaaagctattgaatttcttgtgctgaatttttttgcactgaaattaagtatctgaatttttttgtctctgaattcaactatgttcataaatttagaatttaaaaaaattcagacgcaaaaaaattccgatcacacatccaggacaccaaggataagcaatgtattctatctcaagtcgaactgacAGCCGGCCAATGGTGTTACATTAGGTTGATCATGTGATgccgatgcaggaagacagtcagcgtggatgtgtgatctgaattttttgcgtctgaattttttgtatctgaatttttttttattctaaatttatgaatataattgaattcagagacaaaaaaaaaatctgataattaaccctttcatgcatgaattataagagccttaatcaagatttttattcgtgtttttattcctcaaggcattaaaaaaaaaaatgcaattgaaatagtttttatgaacccaatttttatggagttgcaaaaatgtccactcagctggacaccatgcattaaatgattgaagcaaagaaacgtatttactgataaactgtgtggaaagttatgaaataaaaacattttttatgcagataatctgatgttttctcacattttaacatacactaatactagtcattagataatatgcaaaccccccccacacacacaaaaacctgtttattacagtttaataacaataacaagcaactgatttactctcaaacatgttcgtgcagatcaggtttatccaaacagtaaagttgcagtaatggtttgaattccagtgtatgggatggtgcatgcactgcaaaaatctaaatctgaccaagtgtttttttttttctcatttctagtcaaaatatctcatcacacttaaaataagacagaatcacttttttttttttttttttttgtttaattcaagcaaaaaaaacaaaaaaaaaaatctgccaatggaacaagtgagaattatcttggtaagatttcttgaaaccagattttgcagatctattttCTATAAATTaattcttatgtctcactgaaaagttcctcttcaggtgattctgtctggttttaagtgtaatgagatatttggactagaaatgagacaaatacacttggtcagagttagatttttgcagtgttagtgtccactgtgttggctgatatggaactaaaacaacaaaacccatgaatatacaagagaacagctgtccactggagtgaccactatgcatgaaagggttaatttcagtgcaaaaaacaaaaaacaatcagatacttaatttcagtgcagaaaaatTCAGTGTtcgaaattcaatagcttttctagttcaaaatctgatgagacagatttacttccatgttTCGGTTCAGCTGCGGCTTTGATCGGAGGAGTTCGGCCTCAGTTCGGACACAGGTTGACCTTCATGGATCCAAACCCCATAAATGCCCCCCCAGGTTCGGACACACAGATGTAAACACAGTCAGTCCTACCTTCAGTAATGCTAAtgttccagcagcagcagcaggacggaccccccacccccacaaccCCCCCTCTGTGAAGGTTATCCGGTTTTATAAGGACCACATGAACGCTGTCAGCTTTTCCCTCAGACTGTTGTCAGATTAAATGTATACCTTCTACCCGCTTTAATACAGAACCGGCTGAAGGGCTACCGGCTACACGTGGCTAGCATAAACGGCTACAGTCAGAGCTAAGCTCCTAGCCCAGCCTGTGTCCTGTCCACACTGCAACAGCGTACCCGGAAGAGCTCTGTGACGTTACGACGAGTGACGGGGACGCTAGCCAATAGGAACGCGTCAAAAGTTTTCCCGTAGACTGACACGTCCTGTTAGCCAATAGGATTTCTCGTTTAACCTGTTGGTCTTCCTAGATTTGAAAGTTTAACTAAACCAACTGTGAACGATTGACAGTACATCTAGCAAGTCGAAAAAATGGACTTTTATTGAACGGGACCGCGAGTGACCTGAAAGCGCTAAGTGGCAGCGCCGTAAACGAATCAGAAAAAGCCCGAGTGGGTGGAACTTGAAGTGGGCGTGGCTTCAGCCCTAGTGCGGTTGCATCGCAGCGCATACACAATGGCTGCTCGAAAGAGGGGAAAGCAAACAATTTTCAGGCCCGCCGCGTCTAgcaaaaaatatgagaaaaaaattattaaaaattcggaaaatagttgaaagtcaAGAAAAACTCAACAGAAAGGATGTTAAAGCATCCGGGGTAAGTTTGGTGTAAATTAAGTAAACGGTTACACAGTTGTTGAATTAAAATATCGGGGTTATTTAAATTATGAGAGAGGGGGTGAGCTGGGGAAAAAAGTTTGTGTTAATCAGTACCCAGTTTAGGAGCACAGAGAAAAGCTGAGGAAGGCACagatatgggggaaaaaaattcaaaataaataatgtcaCTGGTGATATTAGTGTCACGGTGCGTGTCCACGAACATTAAAGGAGCACGGAACCAGCAGAATGAAGGAAAAGTGGAGCAAAGTTTGGACTCAAGTCCACACTGACTGTAGGGTTTAATACCGACTTTGAACAACGAGCACCGACAGGCGCACGAGGATTAGAGCCGTGATTCGGTTCCGTTTGGTCCGCTGAGTGCATTCAGATTTAGTTGGAGTGCATTTGTAGTCGAACAGTGTCAACTATGTCCTGATCGATTACGAGCATCTCATGTTCGATATGAAGTCGATGCATCGGTGACAGTGACAGGGTGTGTGTGGTCTGGGTTTGGAAGAACAGGCTTTAGCAGCATCTGCAACtattgatctgtgtgtgtgtgtgtgtgtgtgtgtgtgtgtgtgtgtgtgtgtgtgtgtgtgtgtcacccaTAAACTGCAGATGACAAGAAGCTGCTTgtcaataaagttgtaaaatggaGGGAGAGGTTCAGAGGAGACTGGACCCCAGATGGACCtggttctgtatgtgtgtgtgtgtgtgtgtgtgtgtgtgtgtgtgtgtgtgttgcaccaGAACCCATCCAAACCCCTGGTTCTGATGGCAGGTACTTCTGTGGACCTGTTCACATTCAGTCTGTTTTTAGGACTTTAATGTCCGTTtcaggaggaggtggagctgtgtATGAGCGGACAGTGAAATAGGAGGTTAGGGATCTAGACTGACCTAAGTCTGCCTGgtcctgggcctggtcctggttctggttctggtcctggtcctgttttCACCTCTCCTGGAGGCTGGAGTTGTGCATTCTGACtaaggctgttagaaaatatcagttctgcaatatatcacgatatttcatttcccaatactgtatggacattcaaaagtactgtatggatatttttaggtatttattcagatgcagattttgtgaaggttcatttttgtttttttgtttttcttttttctttatattttctttctttttatttcacattcttttattcaataatgttggttcttttgttgggattgaactccaatcctgttctgatgttagctgtgaactaatagaatctgaacatttgaacaggatctgaaactggaatgtctggaaaacagaatttcagtttgaacacagttggaacatttgctgatagaacattagatcctgttgggatcaaatactaatgtgtttaggatttgtgcagacttctgctggaattcaattcttcaaggaaatagtcatttttaaaaaagaaacaaacaaaaaattgcaaaatcatgatatatcgtatcatgatcctagtattgtgatttgtatcgtatgacctgattcttgccgatacacagtccTAATTCTGACCAAAACTGATCtcagacacacacatttgtgtctgtcagtgtggatcattatgtgtgtgtttttcagaggatggtttggtgtttgtatgttttagtttccTGAGTGAAAGTGGAAAACATTATataagtagagctgcaaccgattaatcgattaggtgcttgaagcgaatgcaaaaactcacaattcgattaatcgactccaattgattgaagggaaatattctgttacagttttcctgaattgaagcttctttgtgcatcaaaATAAGTGTCTGTGTGTACATTTATGTTGTGTTGCCATAATAGTCATGCTTTTGCAATTGTGTTTCATCTCAGTTATGATGATTCGAGGGCGAAGGGAATGTTCACATCTGgtccaaaaaaattaaacaatagtctacaccaaacttatatttttagtaggtaattacttatattttcaggaaaaaatgtattttgaaatgagaaaaactgagtattttagtgagtgtgaatgtttgtttaGTGACCCAGTgtagtgccgtcattctgggttcattttataaactctataaataaacgacatttattcaaatacactgatatttgactattttttattatttatgttgtaTTCTACAAAAACGAAAACCTAAAACTGGAGCGTATCAGAAGAAAACACATGTATGTAGAAATCCCTTTAACTCAgtcaatacacaaaaaaaatcatttatttatttatttattatgaataCCAAAATCTGATCCAAAGGTTTATGTAGCGGTTGAGATTTGGAAGAATAACAACAGAAAGAAATATTAatctcactggaaaaaaaaatactaatacaagaaaaaaaaacattctgtgGTGTTGTGGTGGTCTCAGTTGCGGTGGTCTCAGTTGCGGTGGTCTTAGTTGCGGTGGTCTTAGTTGCGGTGGTCTCAGTTGCGGTGGTCTCAGTTGCGGTGGTCTCAGTTGCGGTGGTCTTAGTTGCGGTGGTCTCAGTTCCGGTGGTCTCAGTTGCGGTGGTCTCAGTTGCGGTGGTCTTAGTTGCGGTGGTCTTAGTTGCGGTGGTCTCAGTTGCGGTGGTCTTAGATCTGTGAATGAGTGGAGGATCGGGGTCTAGTCAAGGAGTCTGTAACCTTTGTTATCAGTCAGATCCATGTTGCCCCCtccctcttctgccaaaaaaaaaaaaaaaagtctggagccgcaaaaaataataGAACttctaaacttttaaaagttttaatctttttttccattttttctgttccaaccactgaatacaaccaaCACAAGTGCAgcgtggaatggattctggaggatgattactccaaaagtacacagtaaaagtagttcatagtatttgtgttaatagtatatgaaatactaataccaaaaataccaaattcatgagatacttattggaaaaatgtatttgaatcaTCATTGAATGTAGTCTTACAGCCTATTTCAGACTCAAACCCTTGGAAccccatgggatgaatgtgtgaaatgaaaaaacCGACACTGAAGACGTGAACAATAAGCAGGTGTTGAACTGCTGCTGGATCAGAGGTCACAGCTGGATCCCAGTTCAATATGATCACAATAATAACCGATAAACAACGACAACTGTGAATattctttttgtttcagtgtgaaaaaagtcaaattatatggAGAAAATGTTcacatacaaactatcctttcagaaaaaaAGGGAATAATCGAAACGATCCTGATCAAAATGAACTGTCTTCAAATAAACCAGTTTAACTGAACTAATATTCCATCtgttctgaactgtgtttgtacCATAGAGCGaacatgaataaataatcaaCAGGTTTAATAGTGTTAGAATTCCACTGGTTTTaccgttttttcatgttattcaggtttttttaaaggatagtttatagatgatGTAATTAAAtagtttttcactgtaaaacatatagaaaagttcAGAGCTGACATTAGTTCCATATGattctgttcttcttttactggttctgatccgttTCAGATCCTACAGGAGgatgtggaaccagaaccaacaTCAGCTTCAGTATTTGACACTTTGACACAAGAGTGTTCTggagttatagtttttatttttggatGTGTTCTTGTTCCATGGGTTCCGTCCTCAGTTCTGTCTCCGGTTCCGTCCTCAGTTCCATCTTTAACCCCTCCTCCTTCCTGTCTCCCTCCGTCCTCAGGCCCTTGAGTCCGGCCGGTGTTGAGCTCCATAAACTGGATCCAGTCGTCTCCTCAGAACTCGTCGGGCTCCGCCCCCCCGTCCATGTAGCCGGTCTTCCTTAGGCTGTCATGGCCACGGGAACCCAGGGCCACCGAGACCACGTCCCGGACAAAGCCAAGCTCGCGCCGCCGGCAGGGAGGCGCAGGAGAGCGGAGGGGAAGCCCAAGAAGAACTTCCCGTGCCAGGAGTGCCAGAAAGCCTTCAACAGCCTGGAGAAGCTGAAGGTGCACTCGTACTCGCACACCGGAGAGAGACCGTACCGCTGCTCCCACCAGGACTGCACCAAGGCCTTCGTCTCCAAGTACAAGCTACTACGGTACGTGCACATGCACACgtacacatatgcatacacatgcacatatgcacacgcacacatgcagacGCAGATGTGTCTGCAGCATGGCGCTTTGATTTTACACCTTTTATGAGCAGAGGTGGAAAGAAAACAAATacagtataaatgtaaatgtaaatatagttATAAAGAGAGTACTGCTGTTGTCTGATAAACCAGTGGTTCTAAACTGGGGGGTCCAGACCCTAAAGTGGGTCCAAACCTGTTTCCAGTGGGTCCGTGGGTTAAAATATTGTTAATAAACCAAACCTGGGTTTTATCTTAATGGATCTGAGCTCCGTCCATTCCCACTGCCCAACAGTAGGGGGCACTAATGCACTGTAATGAGAATTAACAGCAGACATTTAACACCATAAAAGAAGAACCAACAGGTTCTGTTCGGGTTCTGCTGTTTAAACTCAGGTCTGACAGCGACTCCATCAGATCTGGTTTTTCCTCCATTGGACTCAGACCTCAGTGGGTTGAATTCTACAAGAACAGACTGAACTTTaactttagttttagttcaaaTGGATTTAATTTACTGTTAAATGTGTGTGGTCTCCCCCTGCTGCGCACTCTGGTTTAATATTAAACTGgttgtctgtgttttcagtttgtcatcttctggATTATCTCCAGTTCTAAACACAACATCTATAATAATCTGATTACTCTGGGGGGGTAATGATATTCTGATTACTGCAGGGGTTAATAATAATGTAATTACTCCAGAGGGGTAATAATCTGATTACTGCAGGGGTTaataataatctgattactcTAGGGGGTAATACTAATCTGATTACTCCAGATTCTGGATACTGATGTCAGTACAGtggtaaacaggctcactgtggGTCCATTTCCGTGAAATTGTCGAACCTGTTCCACTCatagtctgtgtttgtgtttcgaAGGCATATGGCTACTCACTCGCCAGAAAAAAACCACAAGTGTTCATACTGTGAGAAAATGTTCCATCGTAAGGATCACCTGAAGAACCACCTGCACACCCACGACCCGTACAAGGAGGCCTTCGCCTGTCAGGAGTGCGGGAAGAGCTACAACACCAAGCTGGGCTTCAAACGCCACCTGGCGCTCCACGCCGCCAACAGCGGGGACCTGACGTGCCAGGTGTGTCTGCAGCCGTTTCCCAGCACCGGCGTCCTCCTGGAACACCTCAAAACGCACGCCGGCAAGTCCTCCGGAGGGACCAAAGAGAAGAAGCACCGCTGCGAGCACTGCGAGCGCCGCTTCTACACCCGCAAAGACGTGCGGCGCCACATGGTGGTGCACACCGGACGCAAGGACTTCCTCTGTCAGTACTGTGCCCAGCGCTTCGGACGAAAGGACCACCTGACGCGTCACATGAAGAAGAGCCACGCCCGCGAGCTGCTGAGGGTCAAGAGCGAGCCCGCCGACTCGCTGGAACCCGCCGTCTACGACCTGGCGTCAGGGAGCGTCAAGGGAGAACTCCCCGGGATGCTGACGCCGCGACCGCACCAGCTGAGCGCGTACCCGGGCCCGGTCCTGGACTCGGAGCCCTTCCCCGTGCCCGCCCACGCCTTCGCTCTGAAGTACCCGCTGGGCTCCGCCTTTACCTCATACTCCGCCTCCTCGCAGGAGCGGGAGCAGAACCTAAAGGGAGAACTGGAGACGTACCTGATGGAGCTGCAGAGCGCCATGCCTTCCTCGTCGTCTGCAGCCGAAGAACCCCAGCTGTCCGCCTCCAAACTGGAGCTGGAGCCTCCGGTGGGCGTGTTGGACGACCCCACCCAGGACGTGGCTCTGTCCAAAATGTCCACATCGGTGGCGGGCGGCGCCGTGGCGGGCGACTCGCTGGCGTCCTCCTCGTCTCTGATGGACTTTTCACAGCTTTTCAACTTCCTGCCGTTGAACGGGCCTCCGTACAACCAGGCGGGGGGGGGCGGAGGGGGGCCGGCGGTGGGCTACCCGCCCGCTGAAGAGGCCACGCCCATTGTGCAGCTCCCCCCCCAGAACCCCCAAGGCCCCGATTCTGCAGAGAGTTCACTTCAAGGGCTCAGCACCTCCTTCATATCCAACCTAAGCTCCCCCACCACCCTGCCCCGGTTCCACCAGGCCTTTCAGTGAtcacaaccagaaccaacactAGAACCACAACCAAcacaagaaccagaaccacaaccaacaccagaaccagaaccagcatcaTGGCAgacacaccagaaccagaaccaacaccagAACCACGGCAGGTACACCAGAACCAACCCCAGAACCCGCACCATGCCAGCtacaccagaaccacaaccaacaCCAGAACCAGAAGCTCAGCAGatatatcagaatcagaaccaACACCAGAA
This genomic window contains:
- the plag1 gene encoding zinc finger protein PLAG1; protein product: MATGTQGHRDHVPDKAKLAPPAGRRRRAEGKPKKNFPCQECQKAFNSLEKLKVHSYSHTGERPYRCSHQDCTKAFVSKYKLLRHMATHSPEKNHKCSYCEKMFHRKDHLKNHLHTHDPYKEAFACQECGKSYNTKLGFKRHLALHAANSGDLTCQVCLQPFPSTGVLLEHLKTHAGKSSGGTKEKKHRCEHCERRFYTRKDVRRHMVVHTGRKDFLCQYCAQRFGRKDHLTRHMKKSHARELLRVKSEPADSLEPAVYDLASGSVKGELPGMLTPRPHQLSAYPGPVLDSEPFPVPAHAFALKYPLGSAFTSYSASSQEREQNLKGELETYLMELQSAMPSSSSAAEEPQLSASKLELEPPVGVLDDPTQDVALSKMSTSVAGGAVAGDSLASSSSLMDFSQLFNFLPLNGPPYNQAGGGGGGPAVGYPPAEEATPIVQLPPQNPQGPDSAESSLQGLSTSFISNLSSPTTLPRFHQAFQ
- the chchd7 gene encoding coiled-coil-helix-coiled-coil-helix domain-containing protein 7, whose protein sequence is MATNARKVRDRDSNPCIEESDASQKCLDVYNYEKSMCTAYFQRYKNCRKYWHTVMLQRRRDGVNPDMPTAAQRQDMINSMGGKPY